TCGAAAACGATCTGCGTTTCCTCAAACAGTTTAAATAAGGGCAGGACAGAACAATGAAATTCAGTGAACTGTGGTTACGCGAATGGGTGAATACCGCTCTCGATAGCGAAGCGCTCTCTAACCAAATTACCATGGCAGGCCTGGAAGTGGACGGCGTTGAGCCTGTTTCCGGTGCGTTTAACGGTGTGGTTGTCGGTGAAGTCGTCGAGTGCGGCCAGCACCCGAACGCAGACAAACTGCGCGTCACAAAAGTGAACGTTGGCGGCGAACGCCTGCTGGATATCGTCTGTGGTGCGCCTAACTGCCGCCAGGGTCTGAAAGTGGCCGTTGCCACGGTCGGCGCGGTATTGCCGGGCGATTTCAAAATTAAAGCGGCGAAACTGCGCGGCGAGCCGTCAGAAGGCATGCTGTGCTCGTTCTCTGAGCTGGGTATTTCCGATGACCATAACGGCATCATCGAACTGCCTGCTGATGCGCCAATCGGGACTGACATCCGCGAATACCTGAAGCTCGATGACAACACCATCGAAATCAGCGTCACACCAAACCGTGCCGATTGTTTAGGTATCATCGGTGTAGCGCGCGACGTAGCGGTGCTGAACCAGGTCGAACTTAACGCACCGGAGATCGGACCGGTTGCGGCAACTATCAGCGACACGCTGCCGATTCAGGTTGAAGCCGCTGATGCATGCCCACGCTACCTTGGTCGTGTGGTGAAAGGCATCAACGTCAAAGCGCCAACCCCGCTGTGGATGAAAGAAAAACTGCGTCGTTGCGGGATTCGTTCTATCGATGCGGTTGTCGACGTGACCAACTACGTGCTGCTCGAACTGGGTCAGCCGATGCACGCATTCGATAACGATCGTATCGAAGGCGGGATCGTGGTGCGTATGGCGAAAGAGGGTGAAACCCTGGTTCTGCTCGACGGCAGCGAAGCTAAACTTAACGCCGATACGCTGGTTATTGCTGACCACTCTAAAGCGCTGGCAATGGGCGGCATATTCGGTGGTGAGCACTCCGGTGTTAACGACGATACACAAAATGTCCTGCTGGAATGTGCGTTCTTCAGCCCGCTGTCTATTACCGGTCGCGCGCGCCGTCACGGTCTGCACACCGATGCCTCTCATCGCTACGAGCGCGGCGTGGATCCTGCATTGCAGTACAAAGCCATGGAACGCGCAACTCGTCTGCTGATTGATATCTGCGGCGGTGAAGCAGGCCCGGTGATTGATGTCACCCATGAAGCGTCTCTGCCTAAGCGCGCGACCATTACTTTGCGTCGCAGTAAGCTGGACCGTCTGATCGGTCATCACATTGCCGATGCGCAGGTGAGCGATATCCTGCGTCGTCTGGGCTGTGAAGTCACCGAGGGTCAGGACCAGTGGCAGGCCGTTGCGCCAAGCTGGCGTTTCGATATGGAAATCGAAGAAGATCTGGTGGAAGAAGTGGCCCGTGTTTACGGCTACGACAACATTCCTAATGAGCCTGTTCAGGCCGGTTTGGTGATGGGCTCCCACCGCGAAGCCAACCTGTCTCTGAAGCGTGTGAAAACCATACTCAACGACAAAGGCTATCAGGAAGTGATCACCTACAGTTTCGTGGATCCGAAATTGCAGCAGTTGATCCACCCTGGTCAGGAAGCGTTGATTCTGCCAAGCCCAATTTCCAGCGAAATGTCCGCGATGCGACTTTCTCTGTGGACCGGTCTGCTCGGCACCATCGTATACAACCAGAACCGCCAGCAGAGCCGCGTACGTATTTTCGAAACCGGTCTGCGCTTTGTGCCTGATACCCAGGCAAATCTGGGTATCCGTCAGGATCTGATGCTGGCCGGTGCCATCTGTGGCAACCGCTATGAAGAACACTGGGATCTGACCAAAAACAGCGTGGATTACTACGATGTGAAAGGCGATCTGGAGTCAGTTCTCGAACTGACCGGTAAACTTTCTGAAATTGAATTCCGCGCAGAAGCGATTCCAGCCCTGCATCCGGGCCAAAGTGCAGCCATTTATTTACACGGTGAACGCGTTGGTTTCGTTGGTGTTGTTCATCCTGAGCTGGAACGCAAGCTGGATCTGAACGGCCGCACCATGGTGTTTGAACTGGAGTGGAACAAGGTCGCAGACCGCGTGGTTCCTCAGGCTCAGGACGTTTCTCGCTTCCCGGCGAACCGTCGCGATATCGCCGTTGTGGTAGCTGAAAACGTTCCCGCAGCAGATATTTTGGCCGAATGTAAGAAAGTTGGCGTAAATCAGGTAGTTGGCGTAAACTTATTTGACGTGTACCGCGGCAAGGGCGTAGCAGAAGGTTCTAAGAGCCTCGCTATTAGCCTTATCCTTCAGGATACCAGCCGTACACTCGAAGAAGAGGAGATTGCCGCTACCGTTGCCAGATGTGTAGAGGCATTAAAAGAGCGATTCCAGGCCTCATTGAGGGATTGAACCTATGGCGCTTACAAAAGCTGAAATGTCAGAATATCTGTTTGATAAGCTTGGGCTTAGCAAACGGGATGCCAAAGAGCTGGTAGAGCTGTTTTTCGAAGAGATCCGTCGTGCTCTGGAAAACGGTGAACAGGTAAAACTCTCCGGTTTTGGCAATTTTGATTTGCGAGACAAAAACCAACGTCCGGGCCGAAACCCGAAGACGGGGGAAGATATTCCCATTACAGCCCGCCGCGTGGTGACCTTCAGACCCGGTCAGAAGTTAAAAAGCCGTGTCGAAAACGCAACGCCCAAAGCAGAGTAATATGAACTAACCAAAAAGGCCGCATTCGCGGCCTTTTTTCTTTGCGCGAAGGCACACCCACCGTAAAATCAATAGCATCACTCACCTGAAAACAGACCCCATGCTTGATTTTGCTCGTCAACAACACCGTTCCGACCTGCGCTGGATGCTGGTGCTTCTGGCATTGCTGGCCGCCGTTTTTACGGTGAGCCTCTGCGCAGGCGAGCAGTGGATCGGACCCGAAAGCTGGATGAGCGAGCAGGGCAAACTGTTTGTCTGGCAAATTCGTTTGCCGCGCACCGTGGCGGTTTTGCTGGTCGGCGCATCGCTGGCCCTGTGCGGCACTATCATGCAGGCGTTATTTGAGAACCCGCTGGCAGAGCCGGGGCTGCTCGGCGTCTCCAATGGCGCGGGCGTCGGCTTGATCGCGGCGTTGATGTTGGGTGGTGGAACGCTGTCTGGCTGGAGCATTAGCCTTAGTGCCATCGCCGGTGCACTGCTGATCACCGTCATTTTACTGCGTTTCGCCCGGCGGCACCTATCGACCAGCCGCCTGCTACTGGCAGGCGTTGCGCTGGGGATTATCTGTAGCGCGCTGATGACCTGGGCGGTCTACTTCTCAACATCCTTCGATTTACGCCAGCTGATGTACTGGATGATGGGCGGTTTTGGCGGCGTCGACTGGCGACAGGGCTGGCTAATGGCGCTGCTGATTCCAGTCATTCTGTGGGCTTCTTTGCAGTCCAAACCACTCAACATGCTGGCGCTGGGGGAGATATCTGCCCGCCAGCTGGGCCTGCCGATCGGCCTGTGGCGCAATGTGCTGGTGGTGGCTATCGGCTGGATGGTCGGTGTCAGCGTTGCTCTGGCAGGGGCTATAGGCTTTATCGGCCTGGTCATTCCGCATATGCTGCGTCTTGGCGGAATCACCAACCATCGTACGTTATTGCCCGCAGCCGCTATTACAGGTGCGGCAACGCTGCTGATTGCCGATATTGTCGCTCGTCTGGCGATGAGCGCCGCTGAACTCCCGATCGGTGTTGTGACCGCCACGCTGGGCGCGCCGGTGTTTATCTGGCTACTATTAAAGGCCGGACGTTAGATCCGCCCATCCGTAAGACAAACTAAGGGGACGCTATGCAGTACGATATTCTGAATACCGAAGTGACGACCATTGATGGCAAGAACACGACGCTGGAAGGCTATCACGGCAAAGTTCTGCTGGTGGTCAACGTAGCCTCAAAATGTGGCCTGACGCCGCAGTACGAACAGCTGGAGAACATCCAGAAAGCCTGGGAAAAGGACGGCTTCGTGGTCCTCGGGTTCCCGTGCAACCAGTTCCTTGGGCAGGAGCCTGGTAGCGAAGAGGAGATCAAAACGTTTTGCAGCACCACTTACGGTGTAACGTTCCCGATGTTCAGTAAAATCGATGTGAACGGTGAAAACCGCCATCCGTTATATGAAAAACTGACCGCCGCTGCACCGACCGCCGTCGCGCCGGAAGGCAGTGGTTTCTACGAGCGTATGGCGAGTAAAGGGCGTGCGCCTTTGTATCCGGACGACATTCTATGGAACTTTGAAAAATTCCTGATTGGTCGCGACGGACAGGTCGTTCAGCGCTTCTCCCCGGATATGACGCCGGAAGATCCGATCGTCATGGAGTCCATTAAGTTGGCGCTGGCGAAGTAATGAATCGGCTGATGCAGCTCGCAGGCGTGGCGGAAAAGGGCAGGCTGGAACCGGTGAATGCTGACGTCCACGCAGGGGAGATTGTGCATCTCGTGGGCCCGAACGGTGCCGGGAAAAGCACGTTGCTCGCCCGAATGGCTGGGCTGACGTCAGGCGAGGGCGAGATCGTTTTACAGGGGCATTCCCTTCATGAATGGTCGCCTGTATCGCTGGCACACCGTCGCAGCTATCTGGTGCAACAGCAAACGCCGCCTTTCGCCATGCCCGTCTGGCACTATCTGGCGCTGCATCAGCATGATAAAACGCAAACCGCGCTGCTTGATGAGGTGACGGCTGCACTAGGGCTGGAAGATAAACTCCAGCGCAATGCAAATCAGCTGTCGGGCGGTGAATGGCAGCGTGTGCGGCTCGCGGCGGTGATTCTGCAAATTCATCCAGCAGGAAACCCCCACGGTTGCCTGCTGTTATTGGATGAACCGATGAGCAGTCTGGACATCGCCCAGCAGGCGGC
Above is a window of Lelliottia jeotgali DNA encoding:
- a CDS encoding Phenylalanyl-tRNA synthetase beta chain is translated as MKFSELWLREWVNTALDSEALSNQITMAGLEVDGVEPVSGAFNGVVVGEVVECGQHPNADKLRVTKVNVGGERLLDIVCGAPNCRQGLKVAVATVGAVLPGDFKIKAAKLRGEPSEGMLCSFSELGISDDHNGIIELPADAPIGTDIREYLKLDDNTIEISVTPNRADCLGIIGVARDVAVLNQVELNAPEIGPVAATISDTLPIQVEAADACPRYLGRVVKGINVKAPTPLWMKEKLRRCGIRSIDAVVDVTNYVLLELGQPMHAFDNDRIEGGIVVRMAKEGETLVLLDGSEAKLNADTLVIADHSKALAMGGIFGGEHSGVNDDTQNVLLECAFFSPLSITGRARRHGLHTDASHRYERGVDPALQYKAMERATRLLIDICGGEAGPVIDVTHEASLPKRATITLRRSKLDRLIGHHIADAQVSDILRRLGCEVTEGQDQWQAVAPSWRFDMEIEEDLVEEVARVYGYDNIPNEPVQAGLVMGSHREANLSLKRVKTILNDKGYQEVITYSFVDPKLQQLIHPGQEALILPSPISSEMSAMRLSLWTGLLGTIVYNQNRQQSRVRIFETGLRFVPDTQANLGIRQDLMLAGAICGNRYEEHWDLTKNSVDYYDVKGDLESVLELTGKLSEIEFRAEAIPALHPGQSAAIYLHGERVGFVGVVHPELERKLDLNGRTMVFELEWNKVADRVVPQAQDVSRFPANRRDIAVVVAENVPAADILAECKKVGVNQVVGVNLFDVYRGKGVAEGSKSLAISLILQDTSRTLEEEEIAATVARCVEALKERFQASLRD
- a CDS encoding Integration host factor alpha subunit codes for the protein MALTKAEMSEYLFDKLGLSKRDAKELVELFFEEIRRALENGEQVKLSGFGNFDLRDKNQRPGRNPKTGEDIPITARRVVTFRPGQKLKSRVENATPKAE
- a CDS encoding Vitamin B12 ABC transporter, permease component BtuC, which produces MLDFARQQHRSDLRWMLVLLALLAAVFTVSLCAGEQWIGPESWMSEQGKLFVWQIRLPRTVAVLLVGASLALCGTIMQALFENPLAEPGLLGVSNGAGVGLIAALMLGGGTLSGWSISLSAIAGALLITVILLRFARRHLSTSRLLLAGVALGIICSALMTWAVYFSTSFDLRQLMYWMMGGFGGVDWRQGWLMALLIPVILWASLQSKPLNMLALGEISARQLGLPIGLWRNVLVVAIGWMVGVSVALAGAIGFIGLVIPHMLRLGGITNHRTLLPAAAITGAATLLIADIVARLAMSAAELPIGVVTATLGAPVFIWLLLKAGR
- a CDS encoding Glutathione peroxidase family protein, with translation MQYDILNTEVTTIDGKNTTLEGYHGKVLLVVNVASKCGLTPQYEQLENIQKAWEKDGFVVLGFPCNQFLGQEPGSEEEIKTFCSTTYGVTFPMFSKIDVNGENRHPLYEKLTAAAPTAVAPEGSGFYERMASKGRAPLYPDDILWNFEKFLIGRDGQVVQRFSPDMTPEDPIVMESIKLALAK
- a CDS encoding Vitamin B12 ABC transporter, ATPase component BtuD, which translates into the protein MQLAGVAEKGRLEPVNADVHAGEIVHLVGPNGAGKSTLLARMAGLTSGEGEIVLQGHSLHEWSPVSLAHRRSYLVQQQTPPFAMPVWHYLALHQHDKTQTALLDEVTAALGLEDKLQRNANQLSGGEWQRVRLAAVILQIHPAGNPHGCLLLLDEPMSSLDIAQQAALDKLLSQLSGRGIAVVMSSHDLNHTLRHAHRVWLLARGKLLASGPRDNVLTPPNLANAYGMPFRRLDIEGHRMLISTAQE